TCAGCCATTAGACGATTATTTAGCAAATGACGCGCTGCGCGATTTATTTTTGAATATGCGGCACCCTATACAGCAATTATTAACCAATCGTTCCATCGCCTGCCACCTGGGACGGCGTGCACGGACTGTTTACTTTGACCCGATAAGCGGCGACCCTTTATTGGCGCCCACAGAACAGCGCATTTATAACCTCGCCCGCAGGATGGACAGCGAACGAATGCATGTGCCGTTCCGCTCGGTTCATCCCAGCAAACAGACCGAGGCTGGCGACACGGCGGATATCGGCACCTATCCCGAGGGATCGGAAGAAATCAGGTATAACAGCGGCAATCATTTTAGTAGCCGCCCGGCAAACGGGAACGTTTTTGACGAACATAGCAGGCACTGCATGGCAAAGTCGGAAGGCAATTTGCACGTGCTTTTTAAACGCGGATTTTTGGAAGATCGTTTACAGGATGTAAAAGGGCTTACAGCCCAAATGCATGAAGCTGGCGAGACCCAACTCCAGTTTTTTGTCATATACAGCAGGCATTCGCCCGAAGAAGGCCATTTTGGAACATCGCTGGTGATCATGGATCCTGCAAACCCCGATTTCCCACGCCGTGTAATGGTTTGCGATACCCTGCTTAAAGACCTGCCCCATCACCCGCGCTGGTGGAACCATTTTATTGCAGAATATTCGCACGTATTTGGCGACGCGATAGCCGAGATAGTGGAAGATCTGTCGCACCCCTTACAAAAGGTAAATATCAAAGGCGACAACCCTTACCGCCACGACTGGGACTGCCCCTACTACGCCACCAGCATGGCCGACGCCCTTGCCGACCTGGTAAAAAACAACCCGGAACTCCTGTTAAACGCCCCGGCAACTGATGTACACGATGCCATGAAAACAATAATGCGGGATTACTACCAACCTAACAATGAAATTAAAACCCGGCTGGATATTCAACAAACCAACCGCCTAAAACGCTGGAAAAGCGGGCGGGAATTGATTAAGGAATTGGTGAGTGAGGTGAGCAGAAAATCGTCGTATGAGTTGTAGGGGGCGAAAGTATAAAAAACGTAATTACTGTAAATTATTACCATCAATATTATATAGTTTTGCTTAAACCTTATCAACAGTCATGGCAAAATCAACTACACCAAAACCGTTCATATACTATGAAGATCTTAAAAACTGGGAGATAGTTAACTCCATTATCTATTTTATACTGACTATCGGGGTGGTTTTAGCCTGTAGTTTTTTCGACAGAGGGTTTAATCAGCTTTTACTATTATTTTACTGGGGAATTACTGATCTCTCATTATATTTCTTCCTCTACCGATCACTAAGAAACTTCAGATCTTATATGGTATGGTTCGGCTTTGGTATCGTTCACTTGATTTTGTTCGCTATTTTTAAAGATGATCCGAAATTAAAACTCTTCCACGGCCAGGCTTCATGGGGCTTAATAAATACCATACCCTTACTGCTGCTTTATCAATTACTCAGATATTTTAGTTTTAATATACAACATCGTGAATTTGTAGTTCCATCTAAAGCAGGTACAACCGACTTAATAGAAAACGTTAAGGTAACTTTCGTAGATAAAACGATTTTGATTATCTATATGCTGGCCCTTATTGGCCTTGCCACTATCGAAATGCCGTAATATAACTCCCTGCTTCAGAAGTTACGGGAAATATAAAAGCCCCCAACTCATCATCGGGGGCTTCATTATATTAATTCGTTTTCCTTGCATCCTGCATCGAGTTACTGCCGGTTGTGGCGTTGTGGCTCCTCTTGGTAAAACCTGTTATCTAAACCGCTCAAACCTCGATGTGGCGTAATCCCTCCAGGCTGTGGTCGGTGCTATCGGGCTGTAAAATATTAGATCATCCGCTATACCAACTGTAAAACGTTCCCCTAAAAAAAAGGATGCTACTTTACTTTAAAATGCACAGTATATGGTAGCAGCGGATAACTTGCTTTGGACTTGAATGATTTGTCGGTAATTACAAAATCGTAAGTTTTACCGGATTGTAAAGCTAATTTGAGCTTAAATGATTTACGATCTTCTGTAAAGCCTGCTACACCAGAAATGGGGAAATGCTCTTTACCGCCTTCACCAAAACTAATAGAATAACCTTCACCCATTGGTTCCGAAAAATTTATGGAGAGTTCTGTCAGCGCCGATGAAACATCTTTCTGTCCGTTTATTTCGGGTGTTAGCCCGGCTACCCGCGGCTGTAGCTTTTCAAATTTCTTTAACAGCTCCTGTTTATCAATAGGCTCCCCGTATAGTATCCGGATTGCCTAAGGAAGTCTGTAACTTGCTGCTCATTGGTGTAATCCAGTTCGATAATCTTTTTTATCGCCTGTTTTTTGTTAGCATGATGCTCGTAATAAGCCTGGCAAATGTCATAACCAACAAAGTACCCTAAATCTGGATGGGGATTGTTGGAACCGTTATATAACCAGTTACCTGTTGCTCCGCTAAACATTTCAATCAGAAATTTTTTTTTGAGTTCCTGCTCATGCTCCCATCCGTAAATCATGTAAGCATTATTGTTTTTCTTACGGGTTACCAGTTCGGCAATGAAGTCGGCTGCCCCTTCTGTAATTACCTGCGCAAGCAGAAGTTGCCCGTCACCACCCTTTTGTTGTGTGTGCACGTATTCATGAACGTTAAGAGCAACCAGATTTGACGACTGTTGATTTTTGAATACGTTCTTTAACCAGTCATTCAATTCCGAAGCGTAGGTGTTTTTGTCGGCTGTAGCAATTTCTGCACCAACAAGCACCATATCATCGGTAGTGGTACCGCCCGAGCGCAGGCCGCCAATAGTAAAATACATTTTAGCCGGGCGCATTTCGGGATATAGCTTCCGAAAGTTTTCAATACTGCTGGTAATGGCAGGTACCTGATTTTTGATACTCAAGGTATTACTTCTGATACTTTTCCAGAACTTAGGATACTTATTAATTAATTTAGTCCACAACTTTGCATTATAGTCACGGGCTTTCATAAAGGCATTTAACCCCGGCGTGGCCTTATCCACATAAAGGCGTTGGATAAAATCAGTTTGCTTTGTTGTATCGCTGGTGGTGGCCACACTATCATATGCTACCCAAAACCTATCAATGTCAGATGTGTAAACGATTTTGAAATCGCGCTTTTGAGCTTGAATTAACAGGGGAAAACAAAGCGTGATGGCCAACAGGTAAATATGTTTCATAATAGCTTATAGACCGATCTTAGTTGATTTGCGTTACACATCATCAAAATTATTTTTACAGCCTGTGAACGATGTTATCAGGCTGTAATACTCACAAACAAAGCCCCCAACTCATCGTCGGGGCTTCATTATGTTAATTCGTTTTCCTGGCATCCTGCATCGGGTTACTGCCCGATGTGGCCCCTCGTGGTAAAACCTGCTGTTTAAACAGTTCGAACCTTGTTGGAGCGTATTCACGGGGCCAGCTGTTGTTGGCTTCGTCAATGTCGGCGGTTTCGCGGTATGGGTCAAGCTTAATGGACTTTACTTCTTTGGCTTTGGCAAATACCTTGCTTACTTTAAACTCGTTTTTACGCCAGATGTAGGCGGGGAGTTTGTCAACCTCTTTAGTGCCATCGGCGTAAGTCCACTCAATAATGATCGGGCTTACAAGGCCGCCTTTGTTGCTAAAGGTGAGCTCGTAAAAGTTGGTTTTGCTATCGTAAAACTTCTTTTCGTCGGGGCTTAGGCCGGCATACATATCCTGGTAAGCTTTAGCGGTTAAAGGTGTTGGGGCAAAACGGTCCCATTTACTGTAAAAATCCTGCAGGGAAGTATCAGCCTCTACGGTCGTTTGCATACCAGCCGCTTTGTTGCGGGTGGTGCTGATATTTTCCATATTATGGTCATACGCGGCACGGTCGGTAGCGCCTTCAAGGGCGGGGTTTTTACTGTTTAATTTGTAATATTTCACGCTATCTAATGATACGTCTACAGGTTCGGTTCCGTAAAACCATCCGCGCCAAAACCAATCCAGGTCAACCGCCGATGCATCTTCCATGGTGCGGAACAAGTCTTCGGGCGTTGGGTGTTTAAAGGCCCAGCGTTTGGCGTAAGTTTTAAAGGCATAATCAAACAACTCGCGGCCCATTACGGTCTCGCGCAGTACGTTAAGCGCGGTAGCCGGTTTGGCGTAAGCGTTAGGACCAAACATGATAATGTTTTCGGAGTTGGTCATGATAGGCTCCAGCTGATTCTTCGGCATTTTCATGTAATCAACAATTTTGTAGGCCGGGCCACGTGATGACGGGTATTTTGAATCCCACTCCTGCTCGGTAAGGTACTGCACAAAAGTGTTCAGGCCTTCGTCCATCCAGGTCCACTGGCGCTCATCCGAGTTCACGATCATCGGGAAAAAGTTGTGGCCAACCTCGTGGATAATTACGCCTATCATCCCGTTTTTGGTAGCCTCGCTGTAAGTGCCATCCTTTTCGGCACGGCCGTAGTTAAAGCAAATCATCGGGTACTCCATACCGTTTGCCGCCTCAACCGAAATAGCCACCGGGTATGGGTAAGGGATGGTATGTTTCGAATACGTTTTAATGGTATGCGCAACCACTTTGGTTGAGTATTTACTGTAAAGCGGATAAGCCTCGGGGCCATAGTACGACATGGCCATCGCTTTGCGACCGCCTTCAATCCGGGCGCTCATGGCATCCCAAACTATCCGGCGCGATGATACCCATGCAAAATCGCGCACGTTTTCGGCATGGAAACTCCAAGTTTTGCGTGCTGCTGCATGGCCTTTCATAGCATTTTTCACTTCATCCAAGGTAACTATTTGCACCGGGGTGGTTGCTGTTTGCGCCTTGTTCCAGCGGCTTAGCTGCGCGCCGGTAAGGTTTTGGGCATAGTTGGAGCATTGGCCGGTCCCTCCTACCAAATGATCGGCAGGTACATTAATGTTTACTTTAAAATCACCAAAAGTTAAGGCAAACTCACCGCTGCCCAAAAACTGTTTGTTTTGCCACCCCTGGAAATCGCTGTAAACAGCCATCCTTGGGTACCATTGGGTCATAGTGTACAGGTAGTTGTTATCTTCGGCAAAGTATTCGTAACCGCCGCGACCTCCAATGGTCATCCTGTCGGATATGTTGTACCACCAGTTAATTTTAAACTTAAATTTTGCGCCGGGTGCCAAGGTAGCTGGCAACTCAATACGCATCATGGTTTCGTTAATGGTGTAGGTAAGGGCGCCACCATTGGCATCTTTTACGCTCACGATGTGGTTACCCAAATCAAGGTTGTGGCCCATAACGCCTTGCAGCTGGCGCATGGTCATTTTGCCCTGCATTTTGCTTTCGGCAGTGGTAAAGCTTTCGGCATCCTTCATGTGCTGGTTTTCGTCCAGCTGAACCCACAGGTAGGTAAGCGCATCGGGCGAGTTGTTACTGTAGGTAATGGTTTCCGATCCATCCAAACGCTGCTTATCGTCGTTAAGGGTGGCGTTAATTTCGTAATCGGCTTTTTGTTGCCAATACTTGGGGCCCGGCGCACCAGATGCCGAACGGTAGCTGTTTGGGGTACTTAGCATCGTACCCAGCTGCTCGAAACGGTTACCGTGGTTTGAGCCGGGATTGTTGTCGTGTTGTGCCCATGATGCCGAGGCCAGCATGAGGCATGAAAATAGGGCAGGGTAAAATTTATTCATCTGAATTTAATTAGGAAAAAACGTTCGATACACATGATAAAAGCAATTCCAAATATAGCCGACGACAGGAACATCGTCCAGTCGCGCTGTGGTGTTTTGGCAAATTTGACGAGCAGGAATGAGATAAGTAACGCAGATATTACAATTAATACCTGCCCAAACTCCAGCCCGAGGTTAAAAGCGAGCAGCTGGCCGGTGATATTGGTACTGGTGCCCAGCAAACTTTTTAAGTAGCTTGAAAAGCCCATGCCATGGATAAGCCCGAAAAATAAAGCCAGGCTATAGTTAAGCCGCATGGTGTTGGCGCTGCGCTTTTTATTAAGCACATTAACCAAACTTGTAAAAACGATAGTAACGGGAATTAAAAACTCAATAAGCGAAGTGTTGATGTGAATAACATTCAACACACTCAAAGCCAGCGTGATAGAATGACCGATGGTGAAGGCTGTAACCAGTACCAGCACCTTGCGCCAGTCGGCCAGCAGATAGGTACCGCAAAGCACGGCGACGAATAAAATATGGTCGTACCCCTCCCAGTTACAGATGTGTTGCCATCCTAACTGGAAGTATAATGAAAAGTCAGTCATTGAGCTAATTCGCAATTGCCAATAAAAATAACGTTTTTTGTCGAAAATAAAACACCCGAGCGAGAGATGTTACAGTTGATGATGATAAGCTTGTTCAGCTTATTCCACCCCTTTTTTGTAAGCGTTACCGAAATTACCCACAACGCCAAAACCCAAAGCGTTGAGGTAAGCTGCCGCATTTTTTACGACGACCTGGAGCGCACCATAGAAAAGCAATACAAAACCCCGGTTGATATCGTTCACCCCAAAGACAAGGCTAAACTGAACGATATGCTGAACGACTATATCAAAAAGCACCTGACGATAAAAGCCGATAATAAAGTTATTGCCCTAACCTACCTGGGCTACGAAATACAGGAAGATGGCGCCTGGGTTTACTTTGAAGCCAAAAGCATCAGCAAACCAAAAAAAGTTGATGTGCATGACGATTTGCTTTATACCGAACACCCCCAGCAAATAAACATGCTGCACGTAACAGTAGGCGGCGAACGCAAAAGCGATAAACTGGATAACCCGGATAGTGATGCGGGGTTTACTTTTTAATGTGCAGATTTCAGATTATAGATGTGCAGATGACTTTTTAATCATAGCAAAATCCACCTGTCATGCTGAGGCACGAAGCATCTGTGCGCAAACTATGCAAGGCGTAGAGTAGATGCTTTGTAACTACCCATGATATATTAATATACAAACAAATATCGGCTTGAACGCTGGCTAAGACTCACCTGCCGGCGCTACGCGCGGCACCCTCTCTTCACCTTGCGGTGGAAAGAGGGGCTTGAAATTTAATTAACTATTAATCAGCGACGTAAGTATAACAAATCTCCAAGCCCCTCTTTCCGGCGGAGCCGAAGAGAGGGTGACGGGCGCAGCCTCGTCGGGTGAGTCTTCCCCGCCATGCCTTCCTACTGCAACGGCGGAAAAAAGCTCACCAACCTTGCAATCTTCCCTTCCCCATCAAACTCAATGTAATCCGTACCGCCTTTGGTTTCCTTGCCGGGGATATCAACCGTCCAGGTATAAAGGGCAACATTATGGTGATACTCGGGCAGGGTGTGTACGTGAAAGATGCGACCTGGCGCTAACTGGTGCGAACCTACGCACAGCGCGGCAATGCCGTCAACCCCTGTTACATTTTCATAGTTAGGATCGGTGTAAATAGCTCCCGCAGCCCAACATTTTGTGAATGCCGCTTTAATGTTGTCCTCGCCTTGTACGTTCCACGAGGCTACGTATTGTTTAATGGTTTCTTCTGGTGATGTTTTCATTTGTATTACGTTTTAATGTGATACAAAGGAACTGAGGCTTAGCCGCAATAAAATTAAAGTAGTTTAATAAATGAAAAAGGGGGGTGCTTTATTCTCGTAATTGTAATACTGAGTGGTGAAATTTCGCAATTCTGAAGGGGAAATGACGTACAATAAGAGAATTGTCATCCTGAACGTAGTGAAGGATCTATTCGCGAACTTTTCCGTCAGCGATGCATGTCGATTAATAGATTATTCACTCTGTTCAGAATGACAAAAGGGGCTGTTTATAACATGTCATGGGTAGGTACTAAGCATCTGTTCGCGAACTTTACCGGGCAACAACGCAAAGCGGTAAATATATCCTTCGTTCCTCAAGATGACAGGAAAACCGAATATTTCATGAACAACAAGAGACATACTTTTATTTTATCAGGCCTATTCCAAAGCAGTTTACAAAACTGTCTTGACTCCTAATTCTTGACTATTGGTTCTCTCTCCCTCCAGCAACTCCAGCACCTCGGCCCAGCTATTAACCCTTTGGTGGTGATGCAGGTTGGTATTGTGGAAAGCATCAAACATAATGGGCTTGCCGTGGCAGTAGTCCAGGTTTTTGCAGTGGTCGTCAATTAAAAAGTCGGTTTTAATGATGCTTTTATCGCCGCAAAAAACAATGTTTCGCCAGTGGATGAACGGGAAGTGCTCGGCAAGCCATTCATACTTCTCGGGAAGTGACAGCGGGAACTCCATTGCTGCCGATACAATGTACACGTCAAAATCTTCCATTAATGATTTTACGGCTTCAACCGCTCCGTCCATGAGCGGCAGTGTACGGAAAAAACCGGGTTTGTTTACCATCGCGTGGCCTTTGCCTTTAAAAGCATCATACTCGGTCATGCCTGCAATATCCTGCCGGGTTAGCCTTATGCCGGTTTCCTTTTCATAGTAGTCAAAAAAATGGGGCTCGGTATCGGCCATTACGCCGTCCATGTCAATTGCTATCGTTTTTTTCATCTGGTTTGCAATATTTCTCTGCAAATAAAATCATTTTTTGCAATATTTTGCAAATTTTATTTTTAAATTTGCAACAAATTGCAATTAAGCTATGATTAAGGACGAACGCTTAGAACAAATACTGGCGCACGTGGCAAGGCAGCGCAGCGTATCACTTACCGACCTCAGCAACGCGCTCAATGTATCTGAAGATACCATCCGCCGCGATATCAAGATCCTGTCGGACCAGGGCCTGCTGAAAGCCGTTCGCGGCGGGGCTGTGGCACACTCACCTATACCACACCACTTCCGCGCAAGGGAAAAGCACGATATGGCGCAAAAACGTATTGTAGCCTCCAAAGCGTTACAATTCATAAAAGACGGGCAGGTAATTTTCCTGGATGGCGGTACCTCCATCCAGGCACTGGCCGAGTTGATCCCTGCCGATATGAAGATCACTGTGGTTACTCATAGCTTCCCGGTGGTGAGTGTGCTGGAAGATCATCCCACGGCCGAAGTGATATTTGCAGGAGGCCGGCTTTGTAAAA
The genomic region above belongs to Mucilaginibacter sp. KACC 22773 and contains:
- a CDS encoding DeoR/GlpR family DNA-binding transcription regulator, translating into MIKDERLEQILAHVARQRSVSLTDLSNALNVSEDTIRRDIKILSDQGLLKAVRGGAVAHSPIPHHFRAREKHDMAQKRIVASKALQFIKDGQVIFLDGGTSIQALAELIPADMKITVVTHSFPVVSVLEDHPTAEVIFAGGRLCKTAFTTIGYETIQTFKNFRADLCLMSVCSIHPTMGLTTVNHDEAQVKRTMMEMAGQTIALSTIDKLNTAESYYISPATAIDIIVTDAEASDERLTAYKQAGITII
- a CDS encoding gliding motility protein GldB-related protein; translation: MKHIYLLAITLCFPLLIQAQKRDFKIVYTSDIDRFWVAYDSVATTSDTTKQTDFIQRLYVDKATPGLNAFMKARDYNAKLWTKLINKYPKFWKSIRSNTLSIKNQVPAITSSIENFRKLYPEMRPAKMYFTIGGLRSGGTTTDDMVLVGAEIATADKNTYASELNDWLKNVFKNQQSSNLVALNVHEYVHTQQKGGDGQLLLAQVITEGAADFIAELVTRKKNNNAYMIYGWEHEQELKKKFLIEMFSGATGNWLYNGSNNPHPDLGYFVGYDICQAYYEHHANKKQAIKKIIELDYTNEQQVTDFLRQSGYYTGSLLINRSC
- a CDS encoding isomerase, whose product is MKTSPEETIKQYVASWNVQGEDNIKAAFTKCWAAGAIYTDPNYENVTGVDGIAALCVGSHQLAPGRIFHVHTLPEYHHNVALYTWTVDIPGKETKGGTDYIEFDGEGKIARLVSFFPPLQ
- a CDS encoding 5' nucleotidase, NT5C type, which codes for MKKTIAIDMDGVMADTEPHFFDYYEKETGIRLTRQDIAGMTEYDAFKGKGHAMVNKPGFFRTLPLMDGAVEAVKSLMEDFDVYIVSAAMEFPLSLPEKYEWLAEHFPFIHWRNIVFCGDKSIIKTDFLIDDHCKNLDYCHGKPIMFDAFHNTNLHHHQRVNSWAEVLELLEGERTNSQELGVKTVL
- a CDS encoding DUF6702 family protein; amino-acid sequence: MLQLMMISLFSLFHPFFVSVTEITHNAKTQSVEVSCRIFYDDLERTIEKQYKTPVDIVHPKDKAKLNDMLNDYIKKHLTIKADNKVIALTYLGYEIQEDGAWVYFEAKSISKPKKVDVHDDLLYTEHPQQINMLHVTVGGERKSDKLDNPDSDAGFTF
- a CDS encoding M1 family metallopeptidase, which encodes MNKFYPALFSCLMLASASWAQHDNNPGSNHGNRFEQLGTMLSTPNSYRSASGAPGPKYWQQKADYEINATLNDDKQRLDGSETITYSNNSPDALTYLWVQLDENQHMKDAESFTTAESKMQGKMTMRQLQGVMGHNLDLGNHIVSVKDANGGALTYTINETMMRIELPATLAPGAKFKFKINWWYNISDRMTIGGRGGYEYFAEDNNYLYTMTQWYPRMAVYSDFQGWQNKQFLGSGEFALTFGDFKVNINVPADHLVGGTGQCSNYAQNLTGAQLSRWNKAQTATTPVQIVTLDEVKNAMKGHAAARKTWSFHAENVRDFAWVSSRRIVWDAMSARIEGGRKAMAMSYYGPEAYPLYSKYSTKVVAHTIKTYSKHTIPYPYPVAISVEAANGMEYPMICFNYGRAEKDGTYSEATKNGMIGVIIHEVGHNFFPMIVNSDERQWTWMDEGLNTFVQYLTEQEWDSKYPSSRGPAYKIVDYMKMPKNQLEPIMTNSENIIMFGPNAYAKPATALNVLRETVMGRELFDYAFKTYAKRWAFKHPTPEDLFRTMEDASAVDLDWFWRGWFYGTEPVDVSLDSVKYYKLNSKNPALEGATDRAAYDHNMENISTTRNKAAGMQTTVEADTSLQDFYSKWDRFAPTPLTAKAYQDMYAGLSPDEKKFYDSKTNFYELTFSNKGGLVSPIIIEWTYADGTKEVDKLPAYIWRKNEFKVSKVFAKAKEVKSIKLDPYRETADIDEANNSWPREYAPTRFELFKQQVLPRGATSGSNPMQDARKTN
- a CDS encoding HupE/UreJ family protein, with protein sequence MTDFSLYFQLGWQHICNWEGYDHILFVAVLCGTYLLADWRKVLVLVTAFTIGHSITLALSVLNVIHINTSLIEFLIPVTIVFTSLVNVLNKKRSANTMRLNYSLALFFGLIHGMGFSSYLKSLLGTSTNITGQLLAFNLGLEFGQVLIVISALLISFLLVKFAKTPQRDWTMFLSSAIFGIAFIMCIERFFLIKFR
- a CDS encoding Ig-like domain-containing protein, with product MRILYGEPIDKQELLKKFEKLQPRVAGLTPEINGQKDVSSALTELSINFSEPMGEGYSISFGEGGKEHFPISGVAGFTEDRKSFKLKLALQSGKTYDFVITDKSFKSKASYPLLPYTVHFKVK